In Rhodopirellula sp. P2, the DNA window GCGGCAGCACTTTGCCGCGACGATATAGCCCGTCGGAGGTGATCACCAGCTTGGCGGACGCGTCGTTGTTTCGTTCCGCAATCGACTCAGCACTGAATCCCGCAAAGATCACCGAGTGAATCGCACCGATTCGAGCGCACGCCAACATTGCGACGGCCAGTTCAGGCGTCATCGGCATGTAAATGCTGACAACGTCGCCCACGCCGATTCCCAATTGCGTCAACCCTTCGGCACACTTGGCGACTTCCGTTTGCAATTCCGCATAGGTCAGTGTGCGTTGATCACACGGCTGACCGTCTTCCATCGGCTCGCCTTCCCAAATGATGGCGGTCCGATCACCGCGGCCGGCGGCCACGTGAGCGTCGACGCTGTTGTAGCATGCGTTGGTTTTGCCACCGACAAACCACTTCGCATGAGGGGGTTGCCAGTCACACACGGTGTCAAACGGTTCAAACCAGTGCAAATGCTCCAGGGCTTCCGCTCGCCAAAATCCATCTGGGTTGTCGCGAGCTTCAGCGGCCAGCTTTTCGTACTGCTCTTCGGTCGAAATCACCGCTTTGGATGTGAACTCGGCCGGAGGATGGAACAGGCGATCTTCGATCAACACGTGATCAATCGACCCCGATGCATCTGCCGGCTGGGATGGATTGGAATTGGATTCAGACGCGGACGCGGTGGGCATGGGTCAGGAAGGGGGCAATCGAGGATGGGGAGGGAAACACGTCAGCCCTTAGTTTAGTGGGAATCGCTTCCGTTGTGGTGGAGGCGTCCCCAGACCAATTCGCTACGATACAACACGTTCGAATCACAACGACTCGAAAACGCTGTTGTCTGCCGCACTCGCGGCTCCAAAATGCGTTTTGATTTTTCGTGTTGGATTCCCCGTTTGTCTCCTCTCAACGCTCGATGATTGCCCCCATGGACTGGACCACGATTGACGCCTGCCGCACCAGCACCGAGTTGCCTCGCCCAGTCGAAATTCGCGGGTGGGTCCGAACTCGCCGCGACAGCAAGGGCGGATTCAGCTTCTTGGAAGTCAACGACGGCACGTCCCTGGGCAACCTGCAGGTCGTCGCTCCCGCCGAACTGGACAACTACGCCGATGAGATTCAAAAGCTGACGGCAGGCTGCAGCGTTGTCGTTCAAGGCGAATTGGTTGAGTCCCCCGCCAAAGGCCAGGCGACGGAACTGCATGCCAGCTCCGTGCGCGTCGTCGGCTGGTGCGACGGAGAAACCTACCCGCTGCAAAAGAAACGACACTCGTTCGAAAAACTTCGCGAATGGTCGCACCTCCGAGCCCGCACCAACACGCTGGGTGCGGTGATGCGAGTTCGCAACCGGATCAGCCAGTCCATTCACCGCTTCTTCGACGACGAAGGCTTCAACTACCTGCACACACCCATCATCACGGCCAGTGACTGCGAAGGTGCCGGTGAAATGTTCCGCGTCACAACGCTGAATCTCGAAAAATTGGCGGGTTCGAATCGCCCCTTCGACACCAAACAAGATTTCTTTCAAAAACCAACCCATCTGACCGTCAGCGGTCAATTGGAAGCCGAAACCTACGCGACGGCACTGTCCCGCGTGTACACCTTCGGGCCGACTTTCCGAGCGGAAAACAGCAACACGTCTCGGCACTTGGCCGAGTTTTGGATGGTTGAACCCGAAGCCGCGTTCTACGACCTCAACGACAACATGCAATTGGCGGAAAGATTCCTCAAACGAGTCTTCTCGGACTGCCTCTCGCATTGCGGTGAAGACATGGATTTCTTCAACGAACGCATCGAAAAGGGCAAGATCGATCAACTGCAGTCCGTGATCGAAAAACCGTTCGAACACATGACCTACACCGACGCGGTCGAGCGTTTGCTCGCTTGCGATGAAAAATTCGAATACCCCGTCGAGTGGGGCACGGACCTGCAAGCCGAACATGAACGCTACTTGACCAGCGTCGTCGGCGGCCCAGTCATCCTGACCGACTACCCTTCCTCAATCAAACCGTTCTACATGCGAGTCAGCGACGACGGCAAAACGGTCGCTGCGATGGACGTGTTGGTCCCCGGCGTCGGCGAAATCATTGGCGGGTCACAACGCGAAGAACGTCTCGATGTGCTGCAGCGCCGGATGGCGGAAGGCGGCTTGGACGAATCCGAATACTGGTGGTACGTCGACCTGCGTCGCTACGGCACCGTGCCCCACGCTGGTTTCGGCCTGGGACTGGAGCGTGCTGTCCAGTACGTCACCGGCATGGCCAACATTCGTGACGTGATCCCGTTCCCACGCACACCGGGCAACGCCGAATTTTGATGTCCAGTGCCGTTTGCCGCTTGGCACCTTCCCCAACGGGAGCACAACATCTCGGCAACGCGAGAACGTTTCTGATCGCGTACTGGAGTGCTCGGTCCCAAAACGCGCGTTTGATTCTGCGGATCGAGGACATCGATTCGCCTCGGATCAAACCCTGGGCGACCGAACAAGCCATCACGGATCTGAAATGGCTCGGGATGGATTGGGATGGCGCCCCAATCATTCAAACCGAACGATCGCCCCTGTATGACCAAGCACGCGACCAATTGATGGACGCGGGTCGCGTGTACCCGTGCACCTGCACTCGC includes these proteins:
- the asnS gene encoding asparagine--tRNA ligase, whose product is MIAPMDWTTIDACRTSTELPRPVEIRGWVRTRRDSKGGFSFLEVNDGTSLGNLQVVAPAELDNYADEIQKLTAGCSVVVQGELVESPAKGQATELHASSVRVVGWCDGETYPLQKKRHSFEKLREWSHLRARTNTLGAVMRVRNRISQSIHRFFDDEGFNYLHTPIITASDCEGAGEMFRVTTLNLEKLAGSNRPFDTKQDFFQKPTHLTVSGQLEAETYATALSRVYTFGPTFRAENSNTSRHLAEFWMVEPEAAFYDLNDNMQLAERFLKRVFSDCLSHCGEDMDFFNERIEKGKIDQLQSVIEKPFEHMTYTDAVERLLACDEKFEYPVEWGTDLQAEHERYLTSVVGGPVILTDYPSSIKPFYMRVSDDGKTVAAMDVLVPGVGEIIGGSQREERLDVLQRRMAEGGLDESEYWWYVDLRRYGTVPHAGFGLGLERAVQYVTGMANIRDVIPFPRTPGNAEF